The Corvus cornix cornix isolate S_Up_H32 chromosome 15, ASM73873v5, whole genome shotgun sequence genome includes the window TGAGAGTCACAAGACTGCAGGCTCTTGGCACAGTGTTTCTTCCCTccacaatggaaaaaaatactgcaggaaGTTGGGAATGCTGCCAAGTGGTACCTGGGTTATGAACTGAGTACAAGGTCTGTCCAGTGGACACCACCCATCAGCTGGGAGGCAAAGGATGGATTGTTCTGTCTGACACAGCCATCCCCAATTTATCTacagtgatattttttaaaaaattaaagatactAAGCCAAGAGTACTGTCAAacaatcatggaatggtttgggttggaagggatttttaaaggtcatccattcccacccctgccatgggcagggacaccttccaccatcccaggctgctccaagccccatccagcctggccttggacactgccagggatccaggagcagccacagcttctctgggcaccctgtgccagggcctcagcaccctcccagggaacaattccctcCCAATATCCCGgtatcccatctatccctgccttttggcagtgggaagccattcccttgtcctgtcactccaagcTCTTGTCCAAACACCTCGCCTGCTAACCTGAGGGTTGGTGGTGATGTAGAAGCCAGACACCCCAGCCTTCTCCAGGGTGCTCTGCTGGTCGATTACTTTTTGGTCCAATTCCAAGACTATCTTCTCATCCATCATTCGCTGTTCCTCTCGGATCTGTTGCTCCATGgcctggaaaacagaacagCCAATGTGAAAGTGAAATATCTGCCTTCTTCCTGGCTTTTTCTCATCTCTACAACTTTTACTGGAACCCAAGAGCAACCAGGCTCTGAATCTCTCCTGATGAGTCCAAGGATAGCAGTGGGcaaccagcacagccccaggtcTTAACACCTCCACCTGCAAAGCTATCACTCAAGAAAATGCAGGGAAGTCATGGGAACAGCCTGCTCTCCGAGTGTTTGGAGGCCAGAAAAGACCATGAAGAACTGATCAGTGTCTGAATCACTTTCTCTGATGAGTTACCACCTGAGCTATGGCTGTGCTTGGCCCAAGAACTACATGCCCCTCTCAGGTGAGGCTGAAGGAAGCCTTGGAGGAATAACACAGGCCACTGAAGCTCATCAAGATGCCTCCCTGGACACTAATATGGAACTGCAGCTGTAAACCCCACACAGATCCTATTTATTTGTGAAAAGATCTGAACGCTGGGGCTCTATTTTTGACAGACTGAGAACATTATGAAAGAAGGACCTTGCCAGAATAGCCTCAACCAGGAGGACATGGCCACTCCTGCCTCACCAACATCTGCTCAACCTTCAGCAGATAGCCTCTGTGCTGCCTCCAGAGAAGAAATGGAGCCCAGCAAACTTATGGGTGCCAAAGGCACGCTGGAAATCAAGAgtgggagcagagagcaggattGCAGGGCACAAGCAGAGTACAGCTGAAGTAAAGAGCTCCATGTGTGCAGAGGTGATACACCCCCACCAGGCTGCACTGAGCAGCAGACTTCCTCTGCAAGCCACAGGGAACACCAGGAATCATCAAATCCCATCAAAACACAATGACAGGCTCATTTTCCTAGGGTGGGCAGCAGAGTGAGGGGGtggattctgcccctctgctcaggtgcaaccccacctgcagagctggctcCAGCTCTGGAAGCCCAGCACgggaaggacgtggagctgctggagccagtccagaggaggccacagagatgctccaagggctgaaGCCCCTGTGcgaccttagagccccttccagtgcctaaaggggctccaagagagcaagaaagggacttgggacaagggatagagtgacaggacaagcaGGAATGCCTTCAAATGGAGAGGGCAGGATTAGATTAGATGTTAAGagggaattcttccctgtgaggatggtgacACACTGACAAagattgtccagagaagctgaggctgtcccatccctggaagtgtccaaggccaggctggatggggcttggagcaacctgggatagtggcaggtgtcccCACCTATGGCAGGGTGTGGGACTGGATgaattttaaggtcccttccaacccaaaccattccatgattctgtgcttctcctgcaagaaataagaaacaaataagccattagagagcatccaaaggagggcaatgaaCATGGTGAAGGGCtttgaggggaagccatatgaggaacagctgaggacacctggtctgttcagctggagaaaacgagactgaggggagacttACTGAAATTACAACTTCcttggaaggggaagaggaaaggcagaCATTGATCtgttctctgtggtgaccagtgatagGACCCGTGGGAATGGCTcaaagttgtgtcaggggaggttaggctggagatcagggaaaagGTCCTTTCCCcacagggtgctgggcactgcccaggctccccagggaatgggcacggccccgaggctgccagagctccaggagcatttggacagcgctgccagggatgcccagggtggggctgaTTGTTGgggtgcctgtgcagggccgggagttggactggatgatgCTTGTAGGtttcttccaactcagcttattctgtgattctctggaAAGCCACAAGTTTCAATGTTTCATTCGTGCAACGCTGTCCCTTTGTAACAGAGAACACAGGCACATGTTCAGCTGGAAACATCCACGTGGTTAAACTATCCCCACTGCACAGAAAGGCAGAAGTCACAAACCCCAGGATTCCCTACAGCAGTGGCTGGTGGTTAAAAAGCCCTTAGGGGGAGATGAAGGCCTCCACCCTGCCACAATTCCTggtgaaaattcagaatttgtGTGACAGATCTCTTGGCCATGAACAGTCTGGGCACAGGCTGAGGTCTGTCTGCAGCAAGGGTATCCACAGCTCTCTGCAAAACGTGTGACCTAACAAAGAGCAGTTATCACTCACATGGGGCAGGAGCTACCTCTTGGAACCTCTCCTGGATGTAGAGCCCACAATTAGCATGTCACAGTGAGAAACCTTCACAAAACCATCTGCAATTAAGGAGGATGCAGAACTTGGATCCACTAGAAGGTGACCATACAAAAGCTGCTTCAGAGAAAACATTCAGGGCAGGATCTCATGGCAATAAATGGGAAGAAACTCAACTCCAGCCCCAAGAGAAGGCAAGGCAGAGGGATGACTGCTCCTTCACCACAGGATGCTGAGGAATGAACCTACGCAAGCTCTGTCCTCACACTTTCTTCAGTCCAGGGGTTCATGCTCTTTGTGGGAGATACAACAGATTGAATCCCCATTCCGcagattttccttcctcccacccaCCTCAGTGTGCCATTGTCTCCTTCACTTACTGTGCTGGAGGAATGACTTTCTTTGGGCttgaaaaaaccccccaaatttAAGTGCCTCACATTGTTTAGTGTCGGCATCTAATTCCAGGTTAGAGAAAAGTGCCGTATCTTGGACAGATCTGAGGCTTAAACACAGGTTTTGCTTCAGCCCTGGTGGCCACGGACCCTGTATGATGGGCTAAGCTTTTCTAAATGCCATGGGTTCCACAGAGAAGCCAAACATCCAAAACCTACACCTTGTATTACCTGTCCTGGGAGCCCAATCCCAAGCTGTCTCGAGGGAGGTGGTCATGGAAACCTTTAaccacagagcacagctccaATTAGACACATATCAGATATAACTGAGATGATCAATCTGTTCCCAAAGTGCTCTATGGCAGAATTGTCAGAGgataaagaagggaaaaagtgaCTCTATTAACAcctgggagaggaaaacagaagaaaggcaGAGGGCAGGTAGGAGGAAGTGGGAGGAAGTTGCACAGCATATAAGACAAAGAGAAGTGAGACATATTTGAGCAATTTAATGAAATACTGGAAGCATTTAAGAGAGGCAGTAGATACTACTGCTGCAAGTCTAAATTACTCAGAGACAAAAGTAACAGGGACAAGTACCAGAGGTCCAGCCTGGCTTTAGTCACCTTGACGGACATGAGGAACGTGGAAACACCAAAGGATCCAACAGTGAGCTTGTGCTCACATGGTGCTTGTCATGGGCCAAGGCAGAAAACAGTTCTCGTTCGCCTAATGTGGACCAAAGTAACTTCCCCCCACATTTCAACTCCACTGATTATATTAATCTGCTACTTGCCATTTTCTTACATTATAAAACTGCCTCTATCTATCACCAACAGGTGACAGAAAAGTCCTTTGGGACTGAATCTTCTCAAAATGCCTTGGGATGCTCTCAGAAACTATTACTATAATTATGAAACTCGAGGTGTTTCCTCCTTATCAGTGCTACTCAGTAAAATGTGATTCTTTtgagtattttctgcttttgactTGTTACAATATTATGGCAGATCTCAGGTGCCTTCTGCACGTTTTCTATCACTTGCTTCCTATCCTATAGAGGCTTCAGCCCACCATAATGATGGATCATTAAAGTACTGTGGACAGCACTGCCTTTGGAGAAGGCTCCTGAGCTTCCAAAATTCACAGATCACACCTGGGGTGGCAAGAGCCTGGGCCCCTACCTTGGGGAGACAAAAAgtaaagcaggaggagaaggccTCTAGACTGGGGTGGGGAACCTAGGTCTGTGCTAGCAAGgccagccaggacagctggtgTCTCCCgaggctgcagggcaggaataGCCAAACCCTTTGGAGATGCTGCAATGCTCCTGCAGCAATGGGGCTGTGAGAGCCCTGGGAAGAGACACAGCTCTGCACccgacccccccccccctcacctccatctccagcccagccccccTCACCTCCATCTCACGCTGCTGGGCTGCACGGAGCAGTGGGAGGTTGTGGggcctgcagcactgctgggcctCCTTGTGCCGGTGGAACAGCTCCTGCTtcagccctgccatgggcacggGGGGCGCTCAGGAGGGCACACTACTGCCAGGTGCTCCCAGTGCCATCAGTtccacccctccctcccccgagtgcccttcccacagctccctggtGCCCTCACAACCCACCCCCAGGGCCCCCCAAAGCTGCCTTTCCAGTGCCACCCCCAAAGCCCCCCCAACCTGCCCCTCTCAGCGTCATCCCCAGcccccccagtgtccccaccGCAGACCCCCAGTGCCCTCTAGTGTCACCCCCAGTGTCCTCCACTGTCTCACAATCTGCCCCCTCAATGTCACCTCCCACCCCCTCACTGTCCCCCCCAGTCCCCACACAACTCACCCCCTCgttccccagtgccacccccaaGCCCCCACTGCCCCCCCAATCTGTCTCCCTGGTGCCCCCCCACCGTCCCCACAACGTCCCACCCTCAGTACCCCCCGAATCTCCTCCCTACCACAGAGATACCCCAGGCCCATTTCCCCCCGCAGCGTCCCCATCACTTCCCTGCAGTACTACCCCCATTTCTCCTGAGCTGTCcactccctgtgtccccccagtGCTCCAGAACGGCCACCCTTGTGCCCCTCGCCCCAGTGCTCCCCTCTCCGGTCCCCCCAGTGGCCTGGGACTACCCCCCCGGTGCCTCCGGTACCGCGGTGCTCGCTGTGCAGCTGCCGCCGCTGGCTGTACAGGTTCTTCTCGGTGAGGTGCTGGatctccagcagcccctgcacgATCTCAAACACGGTCCCGTCCAGCAGCGCCAGCGCCAGCTCGGACAACGTCGTGTACGAGAGGCGCTGTTGGCAGGCGCTGCGGGCACACACCGGGTCAGCGCCGGCATCGGCAGCGGCCTGTGGCCCCCCTCGGGCTCCACTCACCTGGGCAGCGCCTTGACAAGCGCCTGGAGCTCGGCCAGCAGCCGGTAATGCCGCTCCTGCTGCCGGGACAGCaccacctgctgctgctgctgctgctcggcCACCTCGAACCCTCCAGACCGCGCCATTACCCCCGCGCCGCTCCCTCACCGTCCTCCTCCGATCTGCGCCTGCGCAGGGCCGCGGGCGGCCTCACCCTCCTGCCGGAACTTGCGCATGCGCGGGCCCGCCCCACGCCCCCGAGCACCTTCAtcgccccgccccgcccccgaACCGCGCAGGCCTCGCCCCTCCAGCCTTCACAGCCGCGCCCCCAGGAGCTGCCAATCCCGGCCCAGACCCCTCCCCGTGGCCCAGCCCATTTGCCGCCCCGCTGCCACGCCCCCTCGCTGACCCCGCCGGTTTCCCCGCCGCGTTCCGGCGCTCCCGCTCGCCGTTCCCGCACATCCCCGGTCCCTGCCGCTCCCGGTAGCGCGGCGGCAGCACCGGCCACCGCCCCCGCCTGCCCCGGGACCCCTACGCCCGGCCCCCCGAGCCCCGGCCGGAGATTTCCAGGCGGTTCCACTCCAGCCCATCCCATGGGATGCACGGGCGGGAATCTCGGAGTGTCCCGCTGCTCCGGCTTGGAAGCAGCTACagatgttttaaattactttatcaGAAGCATTTCAGACGTAATTTGTCCTCTTTGGAGTGGATGAGTCAAAAGTGGGTGACAGGATAACTTCAACCACGGCCAAAAATGTGGTGCGTCACCGGCACTGGTGGGATTGCACTGTCTGAAGTAATTCCAGCCTGTGAAGTGGGGAACATTGTCTATGAACACTGCGCCAGAGTCATGCTGGGCAATGTTTGTGGGTGCCCTAGGAAGGACGAGGCCGCACAGCTGCccagatcccttccaacccctgAATACACATTGTTACGTGCTGAGATGGTCATGGGTGCTTCCCGTGGGTGCTGGGGTGTGGGTGATGAGAACTGGAGCAGGATGAGCTGTGCAGTCatggcagcagagcacaggaaaaggTTCCTGTCTTGCATTAGGAAAGATTCATTGAAATGggttaaaaatacctttaaaatacTGGATATAATAGGACTTCAAAGCCTACAGAAGCTGCGCTGCTGCTTGAGAGGACAGGAAATGGCCATGTGAGAGAACACAGAGTATCTCCAGCAAAATGGGGTATCCTGAAAACATCCTTGAATAGATATTACTTTTTCCCGCCAGTTTAATGCCTCAAATTTCCATTAAAGGATCCCCAAATCCCAAGTGCTGGAGAGGCTTCGAGTGGGCTGACTGCAGATCTCTCTACCTCTGGGCTGCTTAGACCTTATTACCCTGTCGTGTCCATCTGTCCAGCCTGTCCCCTGCCCGTCCTTCCCCCAACCTGGTAGCAACACCTCCATGGAATGATTTCCTCAGGAACCACCACGaggttttgctgtgctggagcagccagaggttgagtgctgcagcctctgctgagctgctgggtgaTGGGAAAAGAGGATCCTTTAATGCAGAGCTAtgagctgtgctgcccagctccGGCTGGGGCAATAACCTGGATCAGGATGAAAGCGTCCCAAACACTTTGCCATGCTCCTCCATGAAGATTTGATGGCAGCTTTTGCTAAATATCCCCCTCTGTGTGCCACCTGCTGTCACACAGTTTTGCTGTCCC containing:
- the LOC120410847 gene encoding protein DGCR6, whose protein sequence is MARSGGFEVAEQQQQQQVVLSRQQERHYRLLAELQALVKALPSACQQRLSYTTLSELALALLDGTVFEIVQGLLEIQHLTEKNLYSQRRQLHSEHRGLKQELFHRHKEAQQCCRPHNLPLLRAAQQREMEAMEQQIREEQRMMDEKIVLELDQKVIDQQSTLEKAGVSGFYITTNPQELTLQMNLLELIRKLQQKEAEAEKTSS